From the genome of Thiomicrorhabdus indica:
TATTATCACCCATGCGCATAATTGAACCTTTACCGAACTGCTTTTCAATTTGTCCTAAAGCAGCGGCCAGCGCTTTCTTTTTGTTGTCATCCATGTTTATTATCCTTCTAATGATTATGACCGAGCCAGATTACACGACTCAAATGATAGAGGTATTGAATCACAAAGCTCGCAACTTGAAAAGTGTTACAAGATTAATTTACTCACTTTTCCACCCCAGTTTGGCACAAAAATTCACACCCAAAACCAATGGGAATTCACTTATTTGTTAACCTTTTCCATTTCGTCATATCAATTGCTTGAAAAATCGGCGTGCGATTATCCCACACAATGCTTTGAAATCCTAGCCGCCGAAGAGGCGCTTTCAGTCTAAGCAAAACTGATTGTTTTTTGAGTTCATGGCATGCGACTGACAATTCACTTAGAGTTTTTCTAAAAGCTTCAACACACCAAGTAAAGCATACTCCGTAGCTTGACGGCGCACCTGCTCCCGATCACCTTCAAAATGCAAACATTGCGTCACAACGTCATCATAACCCTGCATCGCCCAAGCCAGCCAAACGGTGCCGACCGGCTTATCTTTGGAGCCTCCCCCCGGACCAGCAATTCCGCTACAACTGACACTAATACCTGCATGTGATTGCTGAAGCGCACCAATCGCCATCTCAATGACACACGCTTCACTGACCGCGCCTTTTTTGACAATGGTTTGCTTATTAACCCCAAGCATCTCTTCTTTGGACTCATAACTGTAGGTAACATAGGCTCGATCAAACCAAGCGGTACTTCCTGCCACTGACGTTAAATATTCAGCAATCATTCCTCCAGTGCAGGACTCAGCCGTCACAATCATGACTTCTTTTGATTTTAGAGCTTCACCGACTTTTTCTACCAATTCAAACACGTCTTACCTCCAACACACCTTTCAACCCCCCAATAGAACTTGATTCAGTGTGGTTCATATAATCTAAGCTGATAAGAATAACGCATTTCATAAAAACTCGACAGTATGCAAAAAACGAAATCCGACAAACTCCATTTTTTATTATTTGCAGATAAGTGCAAAACACCTGCAATACATTTAGAAAAACCAAATAAAACTAAATAAAAACTTTACCGGCCGGTAAAGTTTTAAAAGCGTCAATCTCTCAGCTATCTTAGTGTGGGTTTGATAAAATCTTGCCATTCAATCAATCTGCTCATTCCAAACTGACATTTACCTATGGCACAAGCGCAATCCAAAACCACCCACACTCCAATGATGCATTGGTAACAGACAGCTTTATTTACAAGGAATTTAGAATAATTTTAGGTTAAAGTTACGCTAACCGTTACGCCTATTCATACTGGATAGAATTTGCTAGATAACACACTCAAGCATCGGGCTAGCAAACACTTAGAGCTTGATTATGTAACCTATTTTTTCAAAGAATCTCACACCCTCTCAGACTCAAAAAATCACCCTACTTTCTTTTATAAAAAATCAGATCCGTGAGGGCTTTTATTCAGACAAATCCGCCAATTTCGGCAATTCTATCTGACCCTGTTTAAAAGCATCAATAGCATCTAAAAGTTCAACCACAACCTGTTCAGAGGTGAGTCTTTCTGGAACAGCATAATCACCATTACCTTCCATGTAGAGTCGCAAAATATCAGACTCACCTAATTCTTCAAAATCCTGCTTGATAAACTCATAGCGGTTATCGAGAATTAGCTGATCCATTTCCTTACGGTTTTGTTCAATATACTTGGTTAACTCTTCTCTGGTCATCACAGCTCCTTAAGGCAGTTTCGCAAAGTCAGATATCGCTTTGACTTGAGGTATAG
Proteins encoded in this window:
- a CDS encoding CinA family protein produces the protein MFELVEKVGEALKSKEVMIVTAESCTGGMIAEYLTSVAGSTAWFDRAYVTYSYESKEEMLGVNKQTIVKKGAVSEACVIEMAIGALQQSHAGISVSCSGIAGPGGGSKDKPVGTVWLAWAMQGYDDVVTQCLHFEGDREQVRRQATEYALLGVLKLLEKL